In a genomic window of Helianthus annuus cultivar XRQ/B chromosome 10, HanXRQr2.0-SUNRISE, whole genome shotgun sequence:
- the LOC110882237 gene encoding caldesmon-like — protein MMMRGAFNFPPNPTPSVQPQPIPTQPVQQSEPDDDMEVVPETQPSKEKGKRKKGKQVVGEQPAKPKSTKWTPIEEETLAKAYIGNNQTGDGFWSKVLAKFLELMDQGPYRDIDSVSSKWRKMNGVVNKFCEEYNKIYTSGRRSGMSDVDVFKQALEKYKANNGNTNFAHIRAWEVLKTQPKWAPIPNEVEMVKREKTSETGSFSASGSDARCHINLNDDAEFDEEEYAVHEDERPPGRDKSKKERAKGKEKEKVDPKMKEFMEHLKTYTDVSAQKAKAKAKERAVEEKTRVAEEKLREKVRLSNEKIRISDEKFGSRNGK, from the exons ATGATGATGCGGGGTGCTTTTAATTTCCCACCGAACCCGACACCATCCGTTCAACCCCAACCGATACCGACGCAACCCGTTCAACAATCCGAACCCGACGACGATATGGAGGTTGTTCCCGAAACCCAACCGTCTAAAGAAAAAGGCAAACGAAAAAAAGGCAAGCAAGTGGTGGGTGAGCAACCGGCCAAACCGAAGTCGACTAAGTGGACGCCAATCGAAGAAGAAACCTTAGCCAAAGCTTACATAG gtAATAACCAAACGGGTGACGGGTTTTGGTCCAAGGTTTTGGCGAAGTTCCTCGAGCTTATGGACCAAGGCCCGTATCGAGATATCGACTCGGTGTCATCAAAGTGGCGGAAAATGAACGGGGTCGTCAATAAGTTTTGCGAGGAATACAATAAAATATATACAAGTGGGCGTCGTAGCGGCATGAGCGACGTCGATGTCTTCAAACAAGCGTTGGAGAAGTATAAGGCGAACAATGGTAATACCAACTTTGCTCACATTCGCGCGTGGGAAGTTTTAAAAACGCAACCAAAATGGGCGCCGATTCCCAACGAGGTGGAGATGGTGAAACGCGAAAAAACATCGGAAACGGGTAGTTTTAGCGCCAGTGGATCAGACGCGAGGTgtcacataaacttaaatgatGACGCCGAGTTTGACGAAGAAGAGTACGCCGTACATGAAGATGAGCGTCCACCGGGCCGAGACAAATCAAAGAAGGAACGGGCCaagggaaaagaaaaggaaaaggtggaCCCGAAGATGAAAGAGTTTATGGAACACCTAAAAACGTACACGGACGTCTCGGCCCAAAAGGCGAAGGCGAAGGCGAAGGAGCGGGCCGTCGAAGAAAAAACTCGTGTAGCGGAAGAAAAGTTACGCGAGAAGGTCCGATTGTCGAATGAGAAAATCCGAATTTCCGATGAAAAATTCGGCTCAAGAAATGGGAAATAA